In Emys orbicularis isolate rEmyOrb1 chromosome 12, rEmyOrb1.hap1, whole genome shotgun sequence, one genomic interval encodes:
- the LOC135886209 gene encoding olfactory receptor 5AN6-like, whose amino-acid sequence MFFRLLSGCSEVFILSAMAYDRYAAICNPLHYMRTMSKRVCSQLVAGAWLIGSLYALINTLPLSALHLCGPNTINHFSCELPSLVALSCSETFTSDMVFLTSALMIGLVSFSLTLDSYIHILTTILRIRSAEGRHKAFSTCSSHLIVVGLFYGTGLFRYFRPNSASSVVLDGLVSIQYSILTPMLNPLIYSLKNKEVKAVLRRLLGVKNHSAPK is encoded by the coding sequence ATGTTCTTCCGCCTCCTGTCGGGGTGTAGTGAGGTTTTCATTCTCTCAGCGATGGCTTATGACCGATATGCTGCCATTTGCAACCCGTTGCATTATATGAGGACAATGAGCAAACGCGTCTGCAGTCAGCTGGTGGCCGGTGCATGGCTGATTGGATCTTTGTATGCCCTCATCAACACGCTCCCTCTGTCGGCCTTACATTTGTGTGGGCCTAACACAATCAACCATTTCAGTTGTGAGCTCCCCTCCTTGGTGGCTCTGTCCTGCTCTGAGACCTTCACTAGCGATATGGTGTTTCTCACCTCTGCTCTGATGATAGGTCTGGTCTCATTCTCCCTTACCCTGGACTCCTACATTCATATCCTCACCACCATCCTGAGGATACGCTCTGCGGAGGGcaggcataaagccttctccacctgcagctcccacctcattgtggtggGTTTATTCTACGGGACAGGCTTGTTTAGGTATTTCAGACCCAATTCGGCCTCCTCGGTGGTGCTGGATGGCCTGGTGTCCATCCAGTACAGCATCTTAACGCCCATGTTaaatcccctcatctacagcctgaaaaacaaggaggtgaagGCAGTTCTGAGGAGACTACTGGGGGTAAAGAACCACTCAGCTCCCAAGTAA